A single region of the Procambarus clarkii isolate CNS0578487 chromosome 94, FALCON_Pclarkii_2.0, whole genome shotgun sequence genome encodes:
- the LOC123747398 gene encoding low-density lipoprotein receptor, producing MAARRKMKIIVVLLSASAGLASGACRSTEFSCDGNRCLPLKWVCDGDPDCTDGTDEHPANCIGETGTALVRECRSTEFKCGNGNCIPSTWKCDGQDDCRDNTDETNSDCYKCHAAEFQCVSNKQCITGRWRCNGQKDCADGSDEENCTALQTTPLPAHMFRCDSGMTIPSRWVCDGEEDCLDGSDEKACRNRTVVTVRVTTTPRPTCRDNEYQCGEYCILNTQVCDGEENCPNGEDEAQTLCPKCPSTHFTCANKQCVRLMLQCNGRSDCRDGSDEVNCTTPTPMPEPAEKPCNLTTHYLCTNNKCILRERLCNRRNDCGDWQDESEELCGPNECERNNGGCTQLCVDTRESYYCQCRSGYRLVGKYTCEDIDECLEIPGTCSQRCVNTVGSYHCSCLPGYERDPRNYTRCKASSGEPYLLFSHRYDIRSLRLRDSDMTSVVREARGATALDYLYISHQIIWSDNKENKIIRTNMTNPEVREVLVDGEKVSADGLAVDWIHNHIYYTDTTNFRIQMISWDAKWSKAIVKEELGQPRAIVVSPLDGYIFWTDWGSSPKVERARLDGGDRTAIVTAPHVYWPNGITIDHSNKRLYWCDGKLNTISKSNLDGSQIEVILFSPKVLRLPYSITVFEDRLYWTDWSKLALYSADKFTGEDIQNVSAGHLLESPKVVHVYHEYRQPNGDNVCSSHKCSHLCVRSPEGVPLCVCPDGMVFLNGDSITCIYTDDTELPSNVGLTEYNTDILETDMDIDSAATALPVSGSAKYVDSPMTDKDLIHSPQVGMILGASIGAIVVLALATALFVGWWKVRGGVIHVLHTRFPNPVYRKTTDEDTEGGGYILGQDELLYNPRDYQYTEGPEVPIIDDDDVPLAPKK from the exons ATGGCTGCGAGAAGAAAAATGAAGATAATAGTAGTACTGCTTAGTGCCTCAGCAGGACTAGCGTCTGGTG CGTGTCGCTCTACTGAGTTTTCCTGTGATGGAAACAGGTGTCTCCCTCTGAAGTGGGTCTGTGATGGTGACCCAGACTGTACTGACGGCACTGATGAACAT CCAGCAAACTGTATTGGAGAAACTGGTACAGCTCTTGTGCGAGAATGTCGCTCAACAGAATTTAAGTGTGGGAATGGGAACTGCATCCCATCTACGTGGAAGTGTGATGGCCAGGATGACTGTCGGGATAATACTGATGAAACCAACAGTGACTGTT ATAAGTGTCATGCTGCGGAATTCCAGTGTGTAAGCAACAAACAGTGTATTACGGGCAGGTGGCGATGTAATGGCCAGAAAGACTGTGCAGATGGCTCTGATGAA GAGAACTGTACAGCTTTACAAACTACACCACTTCCTGCTCACATGTTCCGATGTGACTCAGGAATGACCATTCCATCTCGTTGGGTCTGTGATGGGGAGGAAGACTGCCTTGATGGATCAGATGAAAAG gCTTGCAGGAACAGAACAGTAGTTACTGTACGAGTTACAACTACTCCCCGGCCTACCTGCCGTGATAATGAATATCAGTGTGGTGAATACTGTATCCTCAACAcccaggtgtgtgatggtgaggaAAACTGTCCAAATGGTGAAGATGAGGCACAAACACTCTGCCCAAAATGCCCTTCTACTCATTTCACATGTGCAAATAAGCAGTGTGTTCGTTTAATGCTACAGTGTAATGGCAGAAGTGATTGCAGGGATGGATCTGATGAAGTTAATTGTA CTACACCTACACCTATGCCAGAACCAGCTGAAAAACCCTGCAACTTGACTACTCATTACTTGTGTACAAATAACAAGTGTATCCTTCGTGAACGCCTGTGTAATCGCCGAAATGATTGCGGTGACTGGCAG GATGAGTCAGAGGAATTGTGTGGACCAAATGAATGTGAACGCAACAACGGTGGCTGCACTCAATTGTGTGTAGATACGAGAGAGAGTTACTATTGCCAGTGCCGCAGTGGTTATCGTCTCGTTGGAAAATACACTTGTGAAG ATATTGATGAATGCTTGGAGATTCCTGGCACTTGTTCACAACGGTGTGTCAACACTGTTGGCAGTTACCACTGTTCCTGCCTTCCTGGTTATGAAAGGGATCCAAGGAATTACACCCGCTGTAAGGCATCTTCAGGCGAGCCATACTTGCTCTTCTCACACAG ATATGACATTCGAAGCCTGCGGCTGAGGGACAGTGACATGACATCAGTGGTGAGAGAGGCTCGCGGCGCTACAGCTCTTGACTACTTATACATAAGTCATCAGATCATTTGGTCAGATAATAAGGAAAACAAGATAATAAG AACTAACATGACCAATCCTGAAGTGCGAGAGGTGCTTGTGGATGGTGAGAAAGTGTCAGCTGATGGTCTGGCGGTAGACTGGATCCACAATCATATCTACTATACAGATACCACCAACTTCAGGATCCAAATGATATCATGGGATGCTAAATGGTCCAAGGCAATTGTAAAAGAAGAACTGGGACAGCCACGAGCTATTGTCGTCAGTCCCCTTGACGG GTATATATTCTGGACCGATTGGGGCAGTTCACCCAAAGTCGAGCGTGCTAGACTGGATGGTGGTGACCGCACAGCCATCGTCACTGCTCCCCATGTCTACTGGCCAAATGGCATTACTATTGACCATTCTAATAAACGCCTCTACTGGTGTGATGGCAAACTTAACACTATTAGCAAATCCAATCTTGATGGATCACAAATTGAG GTTATTCTCTTCTCACCGAAAGTACTTCGTCTGCCATACTCGATCACTGTGTTTGAAGACAGATTATATTGGACAGACTGGTCAAAGCTTGCACTTTACAGTGCTGATAAATTCACTGGAGAAGACATCCAGAATGTGTCAGCTGGACATTTG TTGGAGTCACCAAAGGTTGTACATGTCTACCACGAGTATCGGCAGCCTAATGGAGATAATGTATGTTCATCTCACAAGTGCAGCCACTTGTGTGTTCGTAGTCCTGAAGGGGTCCCTCTCTGTGTCTGTCCAGATGGCATGGTCTTCTTAAATGGAGATTCTATCACTTGCATTTATACTG ATGATACAGAGTTGCCATCTAATGTCGGTCTAACTGAATACAACACTGACATTCTTGAGACAGATATGGACATAGACAGTGCTGCAACAGCTTTACCAGTGTCTGGAAGTGCCAAATATGTAGATTCTCCAATGACTGACAAAGACCTTATACACAGTCCTCAAGTTGGCATGATTCTTGGAGCTTCTATTGGCGCTATTGTGGTTCTAGCATTGGCCACAGCT ctgtttgttgggtggtggaaAGTGCGCGGTGGTGTTATACACGTACTTCACACCCGTTTCCCCAATCCAGTATATCGGAAAACAACAGACGAAGACACTGAAGGTGGTGGCTATATCCTTGGCCAAGATGAGTTGTTATACAACCCAAGGGATTATCAGTACACTGAAGGGCCTGAAGTGCCTATAATAGACGAT GATGACGTACCTTTAGCACCTAAAAAGTGA